In Sporosarcina sp. PTS2304, a genomic segment contains:
- a CDS encoding GNAT family N-acetyltransferase — MHWYNKLKEYFPIEEMKSKEHMETLLNDKGNVYYKEEGPKHVLMYVETEDFVFVDYLFVSSAARGEGLGKKLLDSLKTKNKPILLEVEPVDETEPDTGKRLKFYAREDFNHAQKIGYNRRSLATGEQTILEILYWAPSTSAKADEKEVFNAMKTTYEEIHTYKDQDFYGDSYDPTEKVLQYQAKPKKNILEPFTSVSV, encoded by the coding sequence ATGCATTGGTACAACAAATTGAAAGAGTATTTTCCAATCGAAGAGATGAAGTCAAAGGAACATATGGAGACATTGCTAAATGATAAAGGGAATGTCTACTACAAAGAAGAAGGACCGAAACATGTACTGATGTACGTGGAAACGGAGGACTTCGTCTTCGTCGACTATCTTTTCGTATCTTCTGCCGCACGAGGGGAAGGTTTGGGAAAAAAACTGCTGGATTCGTTGAAGACCAAAAACAAGCCTATTTTACTGGAAGTCGAACCAGTAGATGAAACAGAACCGGATACTGGCAAGCGACTAAAATTCTATGCACGCGAAGATTTCAATCACGCGCAAAAGATCGGTTATAATCGTCGTTCACTAGCAACCGGGGAACAAACTATCCTCGAAATTCTATACTGGGCACCTTCAACCTCTGCCAAAGCGGATGAAAAAGAAGTATTCAACGCGATGAAAACAACCTACGAAGAAATTCATACCTACAAAGACCAAGATTTCTATGGAGATTCATATGATCCAACAGAGAAAGTTCTTCAATATCAAGCAAAACCAAAAAAGAATATTTTAGAACCTTTCACATCAGTTAGTGTGTAA
- a CDS encoding helix-turn-helix domain-containing protein: MLQIGDVILQQRKRLQITQETLASYCNVSKASVSKWEKGLSYPDITLLPKISSYFDLTVDELLGYERYLSKEAIQTIYYEFALRFGNEPFEHVFSEVEEQIKLYYHDPGFLLQMSILMLNHHMLSENSPSILQNINQCLERIRLVSEDVWVLRQANSLQATIALMQADPKTTLDLLDGVIKPTIGDEIILATAHEQLGDQEEAMRVIQVMMYQNIIQLVGSSPLYLRLSLSDPKAFDETLHRMNGLIELFALRKLHPHVCIQFYFAVAQCAALSNNRELLYPYLREYVDLCVHDLFPFTLRGDEYFTLLEDWLNQLDLGTNALRDTSIIKQSIIEMMNAPFFEPFSEDEEMQELREKLQFGLEVF; the protein is encoded by the coding sequence GTGCTTCAAATAGGAGATGTCATTTTACAGCAAAGAAAACGTCTACAAATTACACAAGAAACACTCGCCTCTTACTGCAACGTATCTAAGGCATCGGTGTCGAAATGGGAAAAAGGCTTAAGTTATCCCGACATTACGTTACTCCCTAAAATTTCTTCTTATTTTGATCTAACTGTCGATGAGTTGCTCGGTTATGAAAGATATTTATCAAAAGAGGCTATTCAAACCATCTACTATGAATTTGCTTTGCGTTTTGGGAACGAACCATTTGAACATGTTTTTTCTGAAGTTGAAGAACAAATCAAACTATACTACCATGACCCTGGATTCTTATTGCAAATGAGTATTTTGATGCTCAACCACCATATGTTGAGTGAAAATAGCCCCTCTATTTTACAGAATATTAACCAGTGTCTCGAACGTATACGCTTAGTGAGTGAAGATGTTTGGGTTCTTCGGCAGGCAAATTCATTACAAGCGACGATTGCTCTTATGCAGGCTGATCCTAAAACTACACTAGATTTATTAGACGGCGTTATTAAGCCGACCATTGGTGACGAAATTATTTTAGCGACAGCGCATGAACAATTAGGAGATCAAGAAGAGGCTATGCGAGTCATTCAAGTGATGATGTATCAAAACATTATTCAGCTTGTAGGGAGCAGTCCGCTTTATTTGCGCCTATCGTTATCTGATCCAAAAGCATTTGATGAAACACTCCACCGAATGAATGGTCTTATTGAACTTTTTGCATTACGAAAATTGCACCCTCATGTCTGTATTCAATTTTACTTTGCTGTAGCGCAATGTGCAGCTCTTTCAAATAACAGAGAATTGCTCTATCCGTATTTACGGGAATATGTAGACTTGTGCGTTCACGATTTATTTCCTTTCACCTTACGCGGGGACGAATACTTTACGTTACTAGAAGATTGGCTCAATCAACTCGATTTAGGAACGAACGCTTTACGCGACACTTCGATCATAAAGCAGTCCATTATAGAGATGATGAATGCTCCTTTCTTTGAACCTTTTTCTGAGGACGAAGAAATGCAAGAACTACGTGAAAAACTACAATTTGGTTTGGAGGTTTTTTGA
- a CDS encoding DUF421 domain-containing protein: MDFHSIWQTVLVIVAGIVLLHISGRKSIAQMTIGQTVLMIAVGTLLIQPIASKSLWQTLLLSLILVLTLLLFEFIAMKFDFFEGLVRGRSKVVIENGILKIETMKKLRLTVDELEMHLRQAGIAAIDDVKWATIEMSGQLGYVLVDRKQYATKEDIDRIQLTLKSMCEQMQLENDFTQKPLPIPEQINLFTEIKQKDSVPKSLE, translated from the coding sequence ATGGATTTTCATTCTATTTGGCAGACAGTGTTAGTTATTGTGGCAGGTATTGTGCTACTGCATATTTCGGGTCGTAAATCGATTGCGCAAATGACTATTGGACAAACTGTTTTAATGATTGCGGTGGGCACTCTGCTTATTCAACCCATAGCAAGCAAAAGCCTATGGCAGACTTTGCTCCTTTCCCTTATTTTAGTGCTGACATTGCTTTTATTTGAATTTATAGCAATGAAGTTCGATTTTTTCGAAGGACTAGTTCGCGGTCGCTCCAAAGTAGTCATTGAAAACGGCATATTAAAAATTGAGACTATGAAAAAGCTGCGTTTGACGGTGGACGAATTAGAAATGCATCTGAGGCAAGCAGGAATTGCAGCAATTGACGATGTTAAATGGGCAACTATAGAAATGAGCGGACAATTAGGTTATGTATTAGTCGACCGTAAACAATATGCTACGAAAGAAGATATAGACCGAATCCAACTGACTCTAAAAAGTATGTGTGAACAAATGCAACTGGAAAATGACTTTACACAAAAACCTTTACCTATTCCCGAACAAATTAATCTCTTTACAGAAATTAAACAGAAAGATAGCGTACCCAAGTCTCTTGAGTAA
- a CDS encoding ABC transporter permease, whose protein sequence is MNQWLGFLKKEWHESVKSYKLLLVTVIFSILGILNPFTAKITPVLLEKLMPAGTTMQLPEPTALDSWLQFYKNVPQMGLIVLILLFSTMMSKELEKGTLTILLTKGLRRSTVVITKYVTAIYYWTFAISLSFAITYAYTAYYWDQSSLQHLFFSVSCLYVFGCLLLAVTLWGNTYFATSYGGIVVTFVGIIGLFIASIFPVPSTWSPLELAVAPPQLLTGAVVPVDLLVPYLLTLCLTLLFVGLTVIHFKRKLL, encoded by the coding sequence ATGAATCAATGGCTTGGTTTTCTTAAAAAGGAATGGCATGAAAGCGTAAAATCGTACAAGCTATTACTAGTCACAGTGATTTTCTCCATTCTAGGAATTCTTAATCCGTTTACTGCCAAGATCACCCCCGTTTTACTAGAGAAACTCATGCCTGCGGGTACTACTATGCAGCTGCCCGAGCCAACTGCTCTAGATTCCTGGTTACAATTTTATAAAAATGTACCGCAAATGGGTTTGATTGTCCTCATCTTATTATTCAGTACGATGATGTCGAAGGAATTAGAAAAAGGGACATTGACTATTTTGCTGACTAAAGGATTGCGCCGCAGTACTGTAGTAATTACGAAGTATGTGACAGCAATTTATTATTGGACTTTCGCGATCAGTTTATCGTTTGCCATTACATATGCGTATACAGCCTATTATTGGGATCAAAGTAGTCTGCAGCATCTATTTTTTTCGGTCAGCTGTTTGTATGTTTTCGGTTGCTTATTACTAGCTGTTACTCTTTGGGGTAATACGTATTTTGCTACGTCTTACGGAGGGATTGTCGTGACGTTTGTCGGCATAATCGGTTTGTTCATCGCGTCCATTTTTCCGGTACCCTCCACATGGAGCCCACTTGAATTAGCAGTTGCCCCACCACAGCTGTTGACAGGAGCAGTAGTACCCGTAGATCTTTTGGTACCCTATTTACTCACTCTATGTCTTACATTATTGTTTGTCGGCTTGACAGTTATCCATTTCAAACGAAAATTATTGTAA
- a CDS encoding ABC transporter ATP-binding protein yields MVVQINGVTKRFGNHEVLRDITLTIPKHSIFGFVGANGAGKTTLMKCMLGLIPLTAGSITIAGELVTFGETKSNQHIGYLPDVPEFYPFYTARQYLELCAVITNLAKHERKERIDELLELVGLATTHSLVSTYSRGMKQRLGIAQALLNRPKLLICDEPTSALDPAGRAQILSILQKATAETTVFFSTHIISDAEQICDYVAMLHEGTIIFQDELRNLQQQFSGQFLYTFTIPTTEAMEQLHDIPYTMTVEEDALLITLPTDSARLEFMKELTTRNLIVQSMKPQTRLLEQLVLEVLT; encoded by the coding sequence ATGGTCGTACAAATTAATGGTGTAACGAAACGATTCGGTAACCACGAAGTCCTTCGCGATATTACATTAACGATTCCAAAGCACTCCATTTTTGGATTTGTCGGAGCGAATGGTGCAGGCAAAACGACATTAATGAAATGCATGCTTGGCTTGATTCCGCTCACTGCCGGCTCCATTACAATTGCAGGTGAGCTTGTAACGTTCGGTGAAACGAAATCCAATCAGCATATCGGGTATTTACCGGATGTTCCCGAATTTTATCCGTTTTATACTGCTCGTCAGTATTTAGAGCTTTGTGCAGTCATTACGAACCTAGCGAAGCACGAAAGAAAAGAGCGAATCGATGAATTATTAGAATTGGTCGGACTCGCAACTACGCACTCATTAGTTAGCACCTATTCAAGAGGAATGAAACAACGCTTAGGAATTGCACAAGCGCTGCTTAACCGGCCGAAATTATTAATATGCGATGAACCAACTTCTGCACTGGATCCGGCAGGCCGTGCACAGATTTTATCCATACTACAAAAAGCGACTGCTGAAACAACGGTCTTTTTCTCTACACATATCATTTCGGATGCAGAACAAATTTGTGATTATGTCGCTATGTTGCATGAAGGAACCATTATCTTTCAAGACGAACTGCGTAATCTGCAACAACAATTTAGCGGCCAATTTCTCTATACATTTACGATTCCAACAACAGAGGCAATGGAGCAACTTCATGACATTCCGTATACGATGACAGTAGAGGAAGACGCTTTGCTCATCACGTTACCGACTGACTCGGCACGCTTAGAATTCATGAAAGAACTAACTACACGTAACTTAATCGTCCAATCGATGAAACCGCAAACACGATTACTTGAGCAACTTGTCTTGGAGGTGCTTACATGA
- a CDS encoding PLDc N-terminal domain-containing protein, translated as MNNDFDLVLEYLPFLIPLIILQLGLAIFSAIHVIRHPQYRFGNQVMWLLIVLLIQFIGPLVYFVFGRGERYGRTN; from the coding sequence ATGAATAATGATTTCGATTTGGTATTGGAGTACTTACCTTTTTTAATTCCACTTATTATTTTACAGCTTGGTTTGGCTATCTTTTCCGCAATTCATGTCATCCGTCATCCACAATACCGATTTGGCAATCAAGTCATGTGGCTACTCATCGTACTATTGATCCAGTTTATCGGACCACTTGTCTATTTCGTCTTCGGAAGAGGTGAACGTTATGGTCGTACAAATTAA